Below is a window of Clostridia bacterium DNA.
TCATGTTGGCGCTGACACAAGCGCTTTTTTTACCGGCAAAACCGATACTCGAACCGGCGTATGCTTAATACCAGACGCTAGGATTGACTTCTTATCTGAGATTTTTAAACCTAGGAAAACCACTTATGCCCAGCTTCAGGTTGTGGATGTGCCTGGCCTGATGCGTGGTTCTAGTCAGGGCCAGGGAGTGGGCAACCAGTTTTTAGAGCATGTTCGGGAAGTCGATGCCCTGGTTCACATTGTCCGTGCTTTTGAGAATCCTAGCGTGCTGCATATTGATGGCAGCGTTGACCCCCTTCGTGACATCCAAACTATAAACGTTGAACTGTTGTTAGCAGATTTGCAGCTGGTAGAGACCCGTATGGAACGTATTCGCAGTGGCAAACAGAAGAGAGAACAGTTGGCGGAACTCAAGGTTCTAGAAAAGTGCGCTGAAGCTTTTAGCGATGAGAAGTATTTTCGCGAAGTTGATCTTGGGCCGGAAGAGAAAGCAGCTATAGCCCATTTGCGATTCTTGACCGAAAAGCCGGTAATAATTGTGGTCAACATCGACGAGAAACAACTCGATCAAAACTCTTATCCCCAGGCGGAAGGAGTACGTGCTTACGCCGAGCAAGCCGGAATCCCGCTGCTTGAAATATGTGCCCAGATAGAAGCCGAGATTAACGCCCTGGATCCACGAGAACAAGAGGAGTTCATGCGTTCTTTAGGTATAAAAGAGGCAGGCATTAAACGGCTTGCCCAATCCATGTATTCTCATCTAGGCTTAATCTCCTTCTTGACAGCTGGAGAGGATGAGGTTCGGGCCTGGACCATTCCCAGAGGGACCAATGCCAAAAGGGCGGCCGGCAAAATCCACTCCGATATGGAGCGCGGGTTTATCCGGGCAGAAGTCGTGGCTTTTGAGGACTTAAAACGCTGTGGGTCCATCGCCCGGGCTCGTGAGCAAGGTCTGGTGCGCTTGGAGGGCAAGGATTATATCGTTAAGGACGGAGATGTCATTAACTTCCGGTTCAATGTATGAGGGTCAAGGTTGTTTTGTCGTTTTTTGGCTAGACTATTTATGGTGGTGGGAATGAGCCAAAGAAGGGTATCAAGTCGAAGTTTTTGGGGCAGCTCTCGATGGGCTGGGCTGGCAGCAAGCATGGTCGCCGGAGCCTTTCTTTATTTTGGGTTTCGTCTGTACAGAGCTATGTTTCAGAACCTTGGCCGTAGTGAAAAGCTGGTTAGGATGGGCAAACGAGAAATTCTCGATTTCTTAAATTATGCCCTGGCGCTAGAGCTTGAGCAGGTTGAGTTTTATCGCGATCAATACCAGGCAGTAATTCATGGACTTGGCGATGAACACTTGGCTACTGGCATTAAAAGAGCGATGAATATGGAACAAGAGCATGTTTCCAAGATAAAAGAGAAAATTAAAGAAATGGGACATAAACCCACCTCTTTCACTCGAATTGCCCCTTTAGTCGGAGAGGTGGCCGGAATGGTGGGTGGACAGCTATCTGCTCTAAATATTCTTAAGGCCAACGTCTGGGTAGAACAAAAGGCGATCGATCACTACCTTCGGGTACTTAACCAAGTCGATGACCCGGTGCTGAAAACGTTGCTAATGGAAAATTTGGTCGATGAGGAGTTTCATGCAGCTTGGGCCCAAGAAAAAATTGAACAGATGCTTCAACCCGATGAAGGTGATAGTTTTTCCGGGCCTTAACTCCTAATCTAGCCCTAAATCCAAGTCAAAAACTTCCCCATCGTGTGCCGCCAACACTTGCACTCCTGAGGCCTCACCAATCTCCTTGGCAGCTCGGTCAGGGCCAAATTCAATCAGCTGCCGCCCAAAATGGGTTAGTAGCACCCTTTTCGGTTTGGGATTCATCTGGTTGAGGACTCGGATAACATCGGGAAGGGCAAGGTGCTTGATCCAACTTGGTTCCGGATGAAGTCTTAGCATAGAGATTATCAATATATCCCCACGGTAAAAGGTACTGAGCTCCCGGAAGTACGAGGTATCGGGCACATAGGAGACAATTATATCTTGGGCGACAAAATTAAAACCGTAAGTCTCAGCGCTGCCGTGATCATGGGGCATGGATACTTCGATGGTTACGTCACCAACTTGGTAGCGCGAGTATGGGTCTATACCAATTACTTCTTTGGCATAGCTGCGAACATACCTAAGGAGGACCGGGTCTTGGGTTAGAGCATCCTTGGGAGCCATAATTACTCCATGGCGATTGAGTCCACCGGCGGTCATGGCTTCCACCATGGCATTGACATCGCCGCAGTGATCCAAATGTCGGTGGGAAATCAGCACAGCATCAAGCTGGCTAGGGTCGAGGTGGTAAGCGGTAGCATATACTAAGGCACCTGGCCCCGGATCTAGGCTGATCTGAACGCCATCCAAGCAGACCCATATTCCCCCAGTCTGCAAAAGTTGCTTGGCCATCACGATTCGGGCGCCGCCTGTCCCCAGAAAAACCACCCGGTTGCCTATTTTTTGACCCAAGATATCAACCCCCATCACTGCATCAAGTATAGCAATTAACCGCAAATATGCGAAGGCAGGAAAAAAGGATTCTGGCCACCTGCGAGGAAAATAGCCCTAGGGTGAGCGCTATTGGCCAAGGCTGAGCCAAAGAAAAGGGAATCGGCAGCGTACAGCAGCTACTTTGATCCTGTTCGTAGAAAGATGGCGCAGAGGTATAGCCGTGCTGTGTTGGCCGAACGGTTCCTAAACTTGGTTTTGGGGGCATTGTACTTAGCGGTTTTGTCCATCGGGGGTGGCGGTCAACAGATTTGGAAACTGATAGTGAGCCAGGTTAGCGCCTATTTACAAGTGGGAGTATTCGTAGCTCTAATGGTTTTAGGCTGGCGGGTCCTTAGCGGCTTGGTTTCGCTGGTAACCACTTACCGCACTGGCTACTCCCTTGGCCTATCTAATCAAGCTTGGTGGGGGTGGTTACAGGACTGGCTACTGGAATTTATTTTGGAGGTAATTATAAGTTGCTTGGCTGGAGCAGGTTTTCTTTTGCTGGTGACAACTAGGCCGTTGGATTGGTGGTTTTGGGCTTGGATGGCACTGTCGTTGTTCTCCTTGACAATGGTCCATTTGGGCCCGGTGCTTATCATGCCACTGTTCAACCGGTTTGAGCCGCTTATGGATCATGAATTGGTGCAGCGGCTGGAACAATTGGTAAAGGCAGCAGGACTGACTAGCCAGGGCATTTATATAATGGACATGAGCCGCAGGACCAGCGGAGCCAATGCTATGCTAGCGGGGTGGGGCCGAACGCGCCGGATCATCTTAGGCGATAATTTGGTGAACCAATTCAGTCCCCCCGAGGTGGAAATCATTTTAGCCCACGAATTAGGGCACCAATACCATGGCCATATTTGGAAAACCTTCTTGTTTGACGCTGTGGGAACTTTGACTGTGGTCATTTTGGCGTGGTGGTTGTTGCCTAGAGTTCTGCCGATTGCCGGAACAAGCTACCTTTGCGACCCCATAGTCTTACCCTGGGTAGCTTCAGTCTTTGCCTTGGGAAGCTTGGGTTTGCAGCCGCTTGCCAATGCTCTTTCTCGCTTCTTTGAACGCCAAAGTGATGAGTTTGCCCTGAAGCTTACAGGCAACCCTGAGCTCTTCTGTCAGGTGATGGCTAGGCTTGGCGATCAAAACCTTGCGTTAATTGACCCGCCGGCGTGGTTAGAGTTTTGGTTCTATAGCCATCCTTCCATAATCAGCCGCATTCGTTGGGCTAAGCTGCAGGAAAGGTAGGTCCCAGATAGAAGGTAGTTGGCCAAAAACAGCGAATAAGCTATAAGAGTGCATTCAGATAGCTAGGAAGTGAATTTAGGAGGGAGTAGACGCCTTGATTAGTGAAGAAGAGCTAAAAGCCAAAATTCGGTCCATTCCAGATTTTCCTGCACCGGGGGTACTGTTTCGGGACATAACCACCCTCTTAAAGGACGGGTCTACTTTTTCGGAGGTCATGGATGACTTTGCTTCCCACTATGCGGAGCAAAGGCTTGATGCTGTAGTAGCCGTTGAATCGCGAGGTTTCATTTTTGGGGCTCCGCTGGCAGATCGCCTAAGGCTTCCCTTCATTCCAGTCCGCAAACCAGGTAAACTGCCAGCTAAAAAAGCTCGTATTGAGTATGAACTGGAATATGGTACTGAGGCACTAGAGATTCACCAGGATGCCATTTACCCTGGGCAGAGGGTATTGATCGTTGACGATCTTTTGGCTACGGGAGGAACAATTCTGGCTGCTGCCAAGCTGGTAGAGGAATTCCGTGGTGAAGTCGCAGGTTTAGCATTCCTGATAGAGCTGACCGATCTCAAAGGCAGGGAGAAACTCCGAAAATATGATGTATTCTCGCTGATTAAGTACTAGGTTTGGAGGTGCCCATGGTGGTAGAAAACGAGACCAGAGCTACCATCGGAATCTTTGGTGGATCTGGGTTTTACCAGCTCATGGAAGGAGCAGAGTCTATCAAGGTGGATACCCCGTACGGTCCGCCTAGCAGCAGGATTACCTTGGTAGAGCTTGGGGGCAAAAAAGTAGCTTTTCTTCCTAGGCACGGGCGGGACCACAGCCTTCCGCCCCACATGATCAATTACCGGGCTAACCTTTTTGCTATGAAGTCATTGGGCGTGGAAAGGGTCATTGGCCCATGCGCCTCGGGCAGCTTACAGCCGCATATCATGCCCGGAGATTTCGTTCTGTGTGACCAGTTTGTAGACCGAACCAATGGTCGCAAGGACACGTATTACGATGGTCCCACTACCACCCACATCGGCATGGCGGATCCTTACTGCCAAGAGATGCGGGAGGTTGCTTTGGAAGAGGCCAAAAAGCTGGGGCTGAGAGTGCATCCGCGCGGAACGGTGGTGGTTATCCAAGGCCCTCGGTTTTCTACCCGGGCCGAAAGCCGTTGGTTTAGCCAGATGGGCTGGGAGGTCATCAATATGACTCAGTACCCGGAAGTGGTTTTAGCGCGGGAGCTGGGCATGTGTTACTTGAACATATCTCTAATTACCGATTATGATGTTGGGCTGGAAGGTCGCCCTGATATCAAGCCAGTTAGTCAGCAGGAAGTGATTCGGGTATTCCAAGAAAACAACGAGAAGCTACGCCAGTACTTGGAAGCCATCGTAAGAGCGCTGCCTGAAAAGAGAAAGTGCGAGTGCGCTCGGGCGGTGGAGACAGCCCGGATGTAACTGCTGGGTTCTTAGAAAACCCCGCTTTATAAAGCGGGGTTTTCCAGTAGGGCCACCAAGAGCTTGACTGCGTTTTCCAGGTCATCTAGATCGATCATTTCGTTGGGCGTATGACCATACCGACAGGGTAGGGAAAGTACACCAGAAGGTATGCCTTCGCGGGCGATATGGATGGTCCCGGCATCGGTCCCGCCGTGGGTAAGTACTTCTATTTGGTAGGGAATGCTCCTCATTTCCGCAGTCTCGACCATCAGCCTTTTAATTGCCGGATGGGCCACCAACAACCGGTCCATGACTTTGATGGCTGGTCCCTTGCCTAGCTCTACTGCCATAGGTGGTTTGCTCTCCGGCGTATCTCCAGTAAGGGTAATGTCTACCGCCAAGGCGACATCGGGATCGATCCCAAAAGCTGCCGTTCTCGCTCCTCTGGCCCCAACTTCTTCTTGCACAGAAAAGACGAAATAAAGAGCCTTGGGAGTTGACGGCCGCCTCTTGATGGTTTCGATCAGAATGGCACAGCCAGCCCGGTCGTCAAGGGCCTTGGCCATTAATCGATTACCTAAAACAGCGGGTTGACTGTGAAATACGGCCATATCGCCCACGGCAACTTTGGCTTTGGCATCCTCTCGATCCTTGGCACCGATATCGATGTAGAGCTTGGAAAGTTGGAGGTTTTTAGGATCTTCTAAAGGCTCAGAGTAAATGGCCCCAATGGTTCCGTTACCAAACACAACCTGGCTCCCAAGCAAGATGCTTGGCGATTGCCCACCCACATTGGTAAAGCGTAGAAAGCCATGTTCGTCGATGTAAGTTATCATTAAGGCGATCTCATCCATGTGGGCAGACATCATTATTTTTCGGCCCTCGCCACGGCGAACCGCAACCAAATTGCCCAGAGGGTCGGTCTTAATCTCGTCAACATAGGCAAATATTTCTTGCTCAATAAGTTGGCGTACCAGGTCCTCTCGACCTGAAGCGCCGAAGGTTTGGGAAAGCTGAACTAAAATCTCTTGTAAGTTACTCATTGTAGGAGCCCCCTTCTCTCCATATCCCTCAAAAATTCCAGCACTAGTTGGTAGGTATTCTCCATGTCAACTTTATCCAG
It encodes the following:
- a CDS encoding M42 family metallopeptidase translates to MSNLQEILVQLSQTFGASGREDLVRQLIEQEIFAYVDEIKTDPLGNLVAVRRGEGRKIMMSAHMDEIALMITYIDEHGFLRFTNVGGQSPSILLGSQVVFGNGTIGAIYSEPLEDPKNLQLSKLYIDIGAKDREDAKAKVAVGDMAVFHSQPAVLGNRLMAKALDDRAGCAILIETIKRRPSTPKALYFVFSVQEEVGARGARTAAFGIDPDVALAVDITLTGDTPESKPPMAVELGKGPAIKVMDRLLVAHPAIKRLMVETAEMRSIPYQIEVLTHGGTDAGTIHIAREGIPSGVLSLPCRYGHTPNEMIDLDDLENAVKLLVALLENPAL
- a CDS encoding ferritin-like domain-containing protein, with protein sequence MFCRFLARLFMVVGMSQRRVSSRSFWGSSRWAGLAASMVAGAFLYFGFRLYRAMFQNLGRSEKLVRMGKREILDFLNYALALELEQVEFYRDQYQAVIHGLGDEHLATGIKRAMNMEQEHVSKIKEKIKEMGHKPTSFTRIAPLVGEVAGMVGGQLSALNILKANVWVEQKAIDHYLRVLNQVDDPVLKTLLMENLVDEEFHAAWAQEKIEQMLQPDEGDSFSGP
- the ychF gene encoding redox-regulated ATPase YchF, whose amino-acid sequence is MALSCGLVGLPTVGKTTFFNLLTHVGADTSAFFTGKTDTRTGVCLIPDARIDFLSEIFKPRKTTYAQLQVVDVPGLMRGSSQGQGVGNQFLEHVREVDALVHIVRAFENPSVLHIDGSVDPLRDIQTINVELLLADLQLVETRMERIRSGKQKREQLAELKVLEKCAEAFSDEKYFREVDLGPEEKAAIAHLRFLTEKPVIIVVNIDEKQLDQNSYPQAEGVRAYAEQAGIPLLEICAQIEAEINALDPREQEEFMRSLGIKEAGIKRLAQSMYSHLGLISFLTAGEDEVRAWTIPRGTNAKRAAGKIHSDMERGFIRAEVVAFEDLKRCGSIARAREQGLVRLEGKDYIVKDGDVINFRFNV
- a CDS encoding adenine phosphoribosyltransferase translates to MSEEELKAKIRSIPDFPAPGVLFRDITTLLKDGSTFSEVMDDFASHYAEQRLDAVVAVESRGFIFGAPLADRLRLPFIPVRKPGKLPAKKARIEYELEYGTEALEIHQDAIYPGQRVLIVDDLLATGGTILAAAKLVEEFRGEVAGLAFLIELTDLKGREKLRKYDVFSLIKY
- a CDS encoding S-methyl-5'-thioadenosine phosphorylase, encoding MVVENETRATIGIFGGSGFYQLMEGAESIKVDTPYGPPSSRITLVELGGKKVAFLPRHGRDHSLPPHMINYRANLFAMKSLGVERVIGPCASGSLQPHIMPGDFVLCDQFVDRTNGRKDTYYDGPTTTHIGMADPYCQEMREVALEEAKKLGLRVHPRGTVVVIQGPRFSTRAESRWFSQMGWEVINMTQYPEVVLARELGMCYLNISLITDYDVGLEGRPDIKPVSQQEVIRVFQENNEKLRQYLEAIVRALPEKRKCECARAVETARM
- a CDS encoding M48 family metallopeptidase, which produces MAKAEPKKRESAAYSSYFDPVRRKMAQRYSRAVLAERFLNLVLGALYLAVLSIGGGGQQIWKLIVSQVSAYLQVGVFVALMVLGWRVLSGLVSLVTTYRTGYSLGLSNQAWWGWLQDWLLEFILEVIISCLAGAGFLLLVTTRPLDWWFWAWMALSLFSLTMVHLGPVLIMPLFNRFEPLMDHELVQRLEQLVKAAGLTSQGIYIMDMSRRTSGANAMLAGWGRTRRIILGDNLVNQFSPPEVEIILAHELGHQYHGHIWKTFLFDAVGTLTVVILAWWLLPRVLPIAGTSYLCDPIVLPWVASVFALGSLGLQPLANALSRFFERQSDEFALKLTGNPELFCQVMARLGDQNLALIDPPAWLEFWFYSHPSIISRIRWAKLQER
- a CDS encoding MBL fold metallo-hydrolase; this translates as MGQKIGNRVVFLGTGGARIVMAKQLLQTGGIWVCLDGVQISLDPGPGALVYATAYHLDPSQLDAVLISHRHLDHCGDVNAMVEAMTAGGLNRHGVIMAPKDALTQDPVLLRYVRSYAKEVIGIDPYSRYQVGDVTIEVSMPHDHGSAETYGFNFVAQDIIVSYVPDTSYFRELSTFYRGDILIISMLRLHPEPSWIKHLALPDVIRVLNQMNPKPKRVLLTHFGRQLIEFGPDRAAKEIGEASGVQVLAAHDGEVFDLDLGLD